Part of the Pseudoliparis swirei isolate HS2019 ecotype Mariana Trench chromosome 18, NWPU_hadal_v1, whole genome shotgun sequence genome is shown below.
GTTGATTTGTCGAAAGAAACTTCTGCTGGGGGAAAAAGGAATAAAGAAGATGACCCTCTGATCAGAGacagttacccccccccccccccccccccggctctgTTCTGGGCCCCCACAGATCCTGTAATTCATCCTCTGGTTGTCACATCAATCTGTGAGGCGGATCACCTGACGGATCAGTGTCACCTGTCGGGGgtttgatccccccccccccttatttaTGTACAGTAGCTGGAAAAACTGCCATCACCAGGATGGAAAtaacctccaacacacacacacacacacactcaatgggCGTCAGCATCGTGGGGAGGTATCTCTCGGTCACCAGAATGGAAAACAAGAGCCCTCACCGGTCCTAACCATATCGATTCATCACTTTATCCATTAATCAAAGTTTTTTGGGTTAAGGagcagaaaaataagaaaaaaaacaatatataaaagcCTGTCGGAGTTTGGTGAGAGCCGGAGGCGACGTCATCAATCTGTTCTCTTTGCCCGATGGGCGaactttaaaataaacatttaattcGCGAGCAGATAAGGAGGAAAGAAGCAAATCGGGAACACAGACTCATCAGTTCCAGGATGTGAGTCGTTAGCGGGACGTGAACTCATCCGTGAATGTGAGGTTTGGCTTTATGCCCATAAAAATGAgccatttagttttttatctCATTTTTCTGCGAGAGCGTTTTCAGCGTGTGAGGAAGAATCCGTTCAGGAAACCATCAAATCAAACCGCCGCTCCGTAATCTGTGACTTCCGGCTCATTCGTGACATCACGTCGACTTGAGTTTCTGACGCCACGTGACCTGAAGAGGCTCGACCTCCGTCTCTCTGACCTCCGGCCCTCTGACCTCCGTCTTTCTGACCTCCGACCCTCTGACCTCCGGCTCTCTGACCTCcggccctctgacctctgtctctctgacctccGTCTCTCTGACCTCCGGCCCTCTGACCTCCGTCTCTCTGACCTCCGTCTCTCTGACCTCCGGCCCTCTGACCTCCGGCCCTCTGACCTCCGTCTCTCTGACCTCCGACCCTCTGACCTCCGTCTCTCTGACCTCCGTCTCTCTGACCTCCGGCCCTCTGACCTCCGGCCCTCTGACCTCCGTCTCTCTGACCTCcggccctctgacctctgtctctctgaactCCGTCTCTCTGACCTCCGGCTCTCTGACCTCCGTCTCTCTGACCTCCGTCTCTCTGACCTCCGACCCTctgacctccatctctctgaCCTCcgaccctctgacctctgtctctctgacctccgtctctctgacctctgtctctctgacctccggccctctgacctctgtctctctgacctccgtctctctgacctccgaccctctgacctccatctctctgaCCTCcggccctctgacctctgaccctctgacctccGGCCCTCTGACCTCCGGGCTtcttatctctccctctctgcgttTCCGGCCGTTTAACCGGCCGCATAGCCGACATGTTTGGAGTGACTCGGCGAGGCTCGGGCCGATGCTCGCCTTATctgactccctaaatatagacggCCACGCATTCCCTTTGTTCTGGGGGGAAACAAATCTGATGCATTTCTCTCGTTCGGCTCATATAAACACCGTGTTAGGTTTCCGTGGTTACGAGTGCTGAGTGAAGGGCGTCGCGATCGTCCGATCTGATTTCTATCACATGATTCAGCTATTTTACAGATTTCTatgcatgttgttgttattcCCCGACACGAGGGCTCAGAACCACAACACCAAACAGGTaaacaatgaataaataagacTCGCGTGTCTTTTGCTGATTGTTGTCgtcgtgtgtgtttctgtagttGGTACCGGACACTTTTTTTGTAATTCTCAGTGGATTTTTAGAAGAATCCAACATGAATCCGTTTATTCCAAGAGCCGAGCACATGGGCTGCTGCTCTGGAGTCAGATTGGCTGCAACGCTTATTAACCAGTTGCAATTAAAAAAGGCTGAAGCTGTAAAGCTGAGCATCAAACAACCTAAACAATGCAAGACTGTTCCGGAAGACAATACAATCTTTATCCTGAAACAGGAATGGCATTGAGCCCGTTACTGTCAGCGAGGAGCACAACGCCTTCAGCTTCTCGACACGCAAACCGGCAGGTTCGGATAACCGACatccagattttttttaaagttagctgctgatttttttgcaaccacaaaaggaaataaatatgGTTCACCACAACATTACCTGcatggtggacacacacacacacagaaacacacacacgcacatacagacacacccacacccacacacagtctctcagtGTATTCCAGGGGGGTGTATTGTcgtcttgttcttcttcagctGTTTCTGTTGCAGCCGTCATCGCTGTGACCTTTTcaacacctgtcaatcaacggCCTCTTCACCTtcacagtcatacacacacacacacacacacacacacacacacacacacacacacacacacacacacacacacacacacacacactcgcgcgcTTTGTCAGGAAACGGTCCTCACGGGTGCAACGACACACACCGCAATACCCCCCTATCACCACTAGGTCACACACAAAGAAGGAAAAATGTACTCGGTTTTCTTAAAAAAAGGGCACCAGGCCTATCAGCAGGCTGTTTTCTATTGATTGCAATGCTCGTCCCCATGGTAACCGGGGGTCGGTCCCCATAACGTGAGTGATATGTCAGGTGGTGGACCCCACCgggttattaaaaaaaacacacacacacacacaggtcttaTGGATTGGCCATTTTTGGGTCATTTTCCTCTGAAAGTCCATCAACATGTGTCAGACTCGTCACTCGCATAcagtcctttcaaaataaagcttcGTCTTCACAGAAAACAAAACTACTTGTTAGGTTTCAGAAAATATCTTGATTTCAAATAACTGcggaagtgttttttttactaaaGAAGTCACTAATAATTAATTGCCCCGTAGACCTCGACTAAAGTGAGTTTTTTAATATCGTCTTGGTcgacatgttgagagccgtcgAGAGGCAATCGAATCTTTTAGTATAATTTAAACGGGGAAGTTATATAAAGTCACAGGAAAACCAGCAACACGAGACCCACGCTGCTTGTAAACACGTTTATTTTCTACTGATCCACGTTTCAGATCTTGAAACATGACGatgtccttgtatgcaaatccaggttattttctctctctctcgttaatACCTGTTGACAGATGAACAGGTGGACCGTCACCAGCAGCTTGTTTGAGCAGAACAGTCGCCAGAggctttaaaacacacacacacagacaaacacacgcacatacacacacacacatacacacacacacacacacagacaaacacacgcatatacacacacagacaaacacacacacacacacagacaaacacacgcatatacacacacagacaaacacacacacacacagacaaacacatgcatatatacacacagacaaacacacatacacacacagacaaacacacgcacatacacacacacacacacacacacacacacagacaaacacatgcatatacacacacagacaaacacacacacacacacacacagacaaacacacgcacatacacacacacacgcatacacatacacacagacaaacacacgcatatacacacacagacaaacacacacacacacacacagacaaacacacgcacatacacacacacgcatacacacacacacagacaaacacacacacacacacgcacacagacaaacacacacacatacacacacgcacacacacagacaaacacacgcatatacacacacacacacacagacaaacacacacacacacacagacaaacacacacacacacacacacacacacacacagacaaacacacacacacacacacacacacacacacacacacacacacacacacacacacacatacacacacacacatacacacacacacacacacacacacacacacacatacacacacagacacacacacacacgcacacacacacacagacacagacaaacacacacacgcacacagacacacacacacacgcacacacacacgcacacagacacgcacactctTGTTTAAAAATCGACCAACAATTGAAAGCTCAGGACATTTATTAttagtcattattattatagataaaagataaaatgaatgagacaacTTAGTCCGTCGGTAACTGGGATGATGTGAggaccgatgacatcatccggcttgtctgtgtgtgtgtgtgtgtgtgtgtggggggaggggggggggggtcactacctcctcttcctcccacactcactgagaaatgttcaaaaacaacaactcctcttcctcatccaacacaaATCATGGTcgtcacttcttcttctactccttcttattctcctccttcttcttcttctactttttcttcttcttctactccttcttTTACtccttttacttcttcttcttcttcttccattccTCCTccgtacttcttcttcttctcctcatgtcttcttcttcttctcctccgtcctccttcttcttcttctcctcccttctactttttcttcttcttcttttactattcctcctccagtcttcttcttctcctccagtcttcttcttcttcttcttcttcttcttcttcttcttcttcttcttcttcttcttcttcttcttcttcttcttagttACTCGTACGACTCGGCGGCTCCAACAGGCCCATGAAGTATTCAGCCGAGTGCGTTTtgcccttttctcttcttttcttttcttttctttctttccttctttccatcTGATTGTAATTATCCATGTGGCAAAGAACGATGGTCGCCTTGGTGCCAAGAACATAGTTGGCAGAacaacgaggagagagagagagacagagagagagacagagagagaaagagagagagagagagagagagaaagagagagagagagagaaagagagagagagagagcttaagGTCCTGAGTGAGGAGGTGCTGAGGCGTTCCTCTAGATGGGAAAACAAACTGGAAAAGTTCTACTCTTTATGAATGTGCTTCAATTTTAACTCGTTAATATTTTCCCTGTAACTGTGTCTGGCTATCTGCGCTGATCTTAGTTAAATGGATAGTTTTTAGTCTATATATGTAATTTATAAACATGCCAATGCACTGGAGCACAGAGATGTGCAGCTAAGGGGGCATTTCACTCTTTATGGGTTTGAGaatcatgtttttctttcttatttattcTCGTTTAAATCAGACATTTTAATGTGAAAACGACACTGAATAATGTTCCTTGTGACATCAGGAAAAGTGCAATGTTTCAACCTCAAATGAGTCTTCAGGCCTCAGCCAGTGGTCAAAGAGTCTCATTACTGAGGAGATCATCATTTTCACCAAatgtttcattatttttcaCTTACCGtcgtgttttaaatatatatttttggaccTTTTTATCTGTTTTTTCATCATGTTTTTCGCCTCTCGTTCCAGCCGTCGAGGCCTCCGCTCTTTGACGATCTCGCCGTTAGCTAACAAACCATTTTCACGCGTCACATCATTgcgttgtgttttctttctcctcttagATGTCCGTGAAGCCGAGGGCAGGAGGGGCGGCGGCGTGCCACGTTTGTGAGGAGCGCTGCTCTGGGTTCCAGCCGCATCCCTGGAGGTAAACACCGCCACTGCTTTGTGTTTCTTTACggaagaaagaaatgaagaagaagaaactaacaAAGTGCTGGATCCAGTCCTCGTGGTTTCtttactcctccctctctcaacGATTAACTGCTATATTTAAGGAACTCGTTTGTGCTTTTGCATTTTGAAAGGACACTAAGAATGTAACGAGCGTACGGTGAAACCATATTGAAACTTCCACTGGAAGCCAGTGCGTCGTTacattaaacattacattttaatgtaacagctttcatacttttattttgacatgaagtgaaatgaaatgtaaataaattgtCATGTTTTGGTTTTGTGGGTCATCAGTTTCAGTCGTTGCATGCCGATCCCTTCAGCTTCAGGTTTTGATGCCGGGGAAACAATTTCTATCCACCCAATCAAATTAAAGGACCCGCATTTGGCAGAAAACCGTCCTTTTAATTCATCAACATTCTCTTGAAAGCTGGTCATGtggtatatttttttcttcttttcgccCTATACCTATGCAGGAAAGCCTGCGTGTCCTGCGGCTGCGGCGCGGTCGACCACGCCGCGGGAAGCGACGCGGAGGACGACCAGCGAATGGGACGCCTGCTCGCCGACTCGCCCTGCTCCCATTTGACGGCGAAGGTCAAAGGAGGCGGCGGCCTCCGTGTGTACAAGAGGAACCGCATGATCGTGACCAATCCGGTGGTGACGCGCAAAGACCCGACCTTCAACACCACGGCGTACGACTGGGCGCCGGCCGGCCTCAACCAGACGCTGGTGAGGGGCGGCGAGGCGGGAAGTCGCTCCTTACTCACCGGCGGCTGTTTGTTGAGGGAGACACCACGACTCTGCCGGACAGAGCTGGAACAAAAATGTACCAAGCGAGAATAGGACGTCCAAAAAAACATCAATGGATTTCAgatgaaaacatttaataatcAAACTAAGGCGAGAATTCTGCTTAAGATCCGCTCACGTTAAACGCTTCCAGCTATTCTCAATCTAACAGAGATCTATAGGTAGAGATGTAAGTGTTATTAATTCCCTTTTTATGCACATTTAAAACTTGCTGGGAGATTTTGAACACAGTATGCAGATTCATTTTGGACTCAGCCAAAAAATTGTCATAAACATTCAACACAGGATGAACACACATTACTGGGAGCAGCGCGATTGGCCGAGGAGTTTATTAGTTTTATGACCGAGCTGGTACCATTTTAGGACCAGTCCTCAATACTCACCCCTTTGTGGGTTGGCTATGCTTGTTTTTTGAATTCGAACCTCAATGCACACGCTCATAAACAAAGAAAGCTCGCGATGAAcgcctaaaaacaacaacgtgaaaAAACTCAAATGTCATTCCCATCCTCAAAAACTCACCGCTGGTATTTACCACTGAATTCACTTTGGTTTAGTTTCTGCTGGCTCCTCTGCGCGTCGAACCGCCTGGACCGCCTGGTTTCCGTTAAAAACACAAGCATGTTTCAGGTTTCACAACCTATAATTATGAGGATGACAGTGATTATTGAGCGCTGCGGTGCGGTGGGGGGACGGGCTGCGGTTGAACTTGCAGAGACGGATCCAAATCCGACACTGGGAATCCAGATCTGCCTCTCAAAGACCTCAGCGGTCAGAATAGTCAGGAGAGTGCCAGTATcatggatacatatatatagagatagatagatagatatctctatatataaataatgcacAGGCAGAGCAGCAATGGAGAGACGTTAATTTGATCTAAATGTGAATCTAAAGAACTTAATCTTTCTGATTCGCCCCGGTGACTTACCATTAAAGACTATTTGAGACATTTGTCTTATACATGGTAGTATAAATAACTACAGAAATGAATGCATCCCCACTTGAgtctgctttttttgtgtgagtTGGAACTCTTGTGcttgttattttaattttattctaTTCCAGTACATTTCAGAGTAGCCTTTCAGAAGTTACCTTTCTCCACCATGTTTAACTGTGTGGAACTGACCTCACGAAACCAAACAGCTCCCCGTCGGGGTGAAAGCATAAGTTTGTCAGTTCAAGTAGTTGGTTCACATCGCATCACAACTAATTCTGTCTAAAAATAATCGTAACAAGTCAAATGCCCCCGATTCCCCCCTCAGGCCATGCAGTACATGGAGCTCATCCCGCAGAGTCAACATCCCCTGCTGGGGACGGATGGAGCGTTGGAGCGACGGAGGCAGCTCTCCAGTCAGCTCCCGGCCTACGATCAGGACCCCATGAAGTGTCAGAGCCTGgccagtgaggaggaggtgagactcaGAGCGACTACGAGGAACTTTCCTCTTGTGGTGATTGTGGCGGTCCCTGTGGACGAAGATGGTAGTGTTTTCCAATTAcctgtatattaaaaaaaagaccatcttctctctgatggtCTAGTTTAGTTATGTAGTTATGTAGAGAGTCTTCAGTGTTGAGACTGTTTCATAACCAAACTTCCTCATAGTAACTTTACGCTCTTTGTTAACTCACTAATATCCCTTAAATCCGTTTGAATGGGAAATAACGTGAGCATTACatttttcagtttcaattcagtttatttgtatagcccaattacacaaattacaaatttgtctcggagtgctttacaatctgtacacatagacatccctgccccaaaacctcacatcggatcaggaaaaactcccaaataacccttcaggggggaaaaagggaagatgtAAAAGTCTGTTTTCCGATTGctagtttctgattctgatctctTACTTCTCCTCCTGCAGATTTCCTCCATGCTGCTGTTTGTGAAGAGCTACAAACAGGAGGTGTTAGGAGTCGGGGAGGTGGCCTTGCCCGGTGAGGGCGGAGCTCTGATGGAAGCGGCCAATCAGAGGACAGCGAAGGACGCAAAGGACGGCGGCCACAGTGGCAGGAAAGATGCCGCGGAGCACCGGGACCACGGCTCCTCTAACCACGCCACGGCCTCTGCTACCGGCACCACTAACGGAACAGATGACCAGAATGAACATGTAAGTAAATACGGCGTCTGACATCTTGGAAGTTTAAATACCGGTATTGTTGTTTGCTTCGCAAAGCACCGGACCAGATTTTAATTTGATCTGTGTTTACAGTACCTAAAGGACACCGTAGGTTTTCCCAATGCTTGAAAAAGGAAACCAAAGGATATTCCGTTggatgcaatctgcaacctcaccactagatgccgCTAAATCCCACCCGCTGGTCCCTTGAGTAAAATCGTAATTTTtgaagtaactataactaaagCTATGTTGTTGTTAGTGAAGATACTGTTTATCTCTACAAGGTAGAATCATCTGAGCTAAATGCCTCACTGACTGACATTCTAAACACAAAGTTTGTTGCAATAGTTTAGTTCCCTTTCTTATTCTCTGTCTTCTCAGCGTTGCACCGGTTGCCGCGGCGAGGTCGCCAAGGAGAGTCCAGCCGTTTACGCCGAGCGTGCGGGTTACCATCACGCCCTGTGGCATCCCACCTGCTTCGTGTGTTCAGAGTGTGGCCGGGGTTTGGTGGACCTGGTCTACTTCTGGTCTGGCCAGAAGCTGTTCTGCGGACGGCACTACTGTCAGACGGTCTGGCCGCGATGCTCCGGCTGCGATGAGGTGAGACGGCGTCCCGGCTGTAGACTCTAAATATACAGTTTGAAGTCACAGGGTAATTACAATAGATGGAGTTTAGTTCGACCAATGCAAACAACAAACATGATCAGTTAAACAACTTTATGGTTAGATATCTCCTCTCCACTTCCCACCCCCGTCCCGCTCTCCTTCCTCAGTTGATCTTCTCTCAGTCTTTCCACACGGCAAAAGATGGACGGACGTGGCATCGTCAACACTACTGCTGCTGGAAGTGCGGCCAAGACCTGGACACGCCCTGTCAGCACTGAACAATCTGCATTACAGAGAAAAGATTTTTGAGTGTAGTTGGTTTGCTTGTTTCATATagatttagtaaaaaaaagtagaGCTTTAAATCtttaattgtgtgtatgtggtgatGGAGCTGAAGTATTCTGGTTCTCTctggctccacctcctcctttatGCTTTTCCCTCCTGAAGACCTAAGATAACTAATACCGAAACAAAAGGGGCTCAACGTCTTTAAATTTGatgtttatttgagatgtaCTAATTTAAAATACTGTTTCCTTCAAGTCCAGTTGATATATGGATGTTTATAACACTTTGGACATCTAGCGGACGTTGAAGTATTTAAATACTTGTTCAGTTGAGCCTACTGGCGTTTGAGGTACTTAAGCAAACGTTAAGTTGACAAAAAGTGTTTTGAAGTACTACAACCGACGTCTGGTGGATTTATTAGCACTTACATTGTCGACAGTGACCGGAGCCAGAGCTGCTTTCAGATACACTGAGCAGCTCAAAGCACCGAGCAGCAGACAGTTTAGGAAACAAATGAGTAAATGAAAATGAGATGAGAGATAAATGAATTCAAAAAAGTGGTCCAGGCTGGTTTCAGCACTTTCAACCACATCACACATACTTCATGGCGTTTTGAGGATTTTATTTCTGTTGTTGGCCCAGAAGTTGAGCTTGAAAGTTCATTTTCTTgacttgaaaagaaaag
Proteins encoded:
- the lmcd1 gene encoding LIM and cysteine-rich domains protein 1, which codes for MSVKPRAGGAAACHVCEERCSGFQPHPWRKACVSCGCGAVDHAAGSDAEDDQRMGRLLADSPCSHLTAKVKGGGGLRVYKRNRMIVTNPVVTRKDPTFNTTAYDWAPAGLNQTLAMQYMELIPQSQHPLLGTDGALERRRQLSSQLPAYDQDPMKCQSLASEEEISSMLLFVKSYKQEVLGVGEVALPGEGGALMEAANQRTAKDAKDGGHSGRKDAAEHRDHGSSNHATASATGTTNGTDDQNEHRCTGCRGEVAKESPAVYAERAGYHHALWHPTCFVCSECGRGLVDLVYFWSGQKLFCGRHYCQTVWPRCSGCDELIFSQSFHTAKDGRTWHRQHYCCWKCGQDLDTPCQH